A part of Streptomyces sp. NBC_01451 genomic DNA contains:
- the glgB gene encoding 1,4-alpha-glucan branching enzyme, which translates to MTPHSPSSGSKNPKKKTSAKKDPGKKAAKQAAKAAAKELEKTLETGLGNGPEKESKPKPETTSETAPETNPETTRETTPETETEAVTKPVTEPVPEPVSVAVAVPKAVVEKPVPEPVEAAPKETVLLPSPVLDASDRGRLLAGTHHDPHSVLGAHPLPGGVAFRVLRPYALSVTVVAGDLRAELHDDGDGFFSGALPLRGVPEYRLVIAYGDQVQETEDAYRLLPALGDLDLHLIGEGRHEELWKALGAEPMTHQGVTGTRFAVWAPNALGVRVTGGFNFWDGTAYPMRSLGGTGVWELFVPGIGEGELYKFEITRPDGSKTQRADPMARRTEVPPNTSSIVHSSRHEWEDGEWLDRRAKAPAHEAPMSIYEIHLASWRPGLTYRQLADQLPAYVRDLGFTHVELMPVAEHPFGGSWGYQVTGFYAPTARLGTPDDFKYLVDALHRAGIGVLMDWVPAHFPRDDWALAEFDGRPLYEHSDPLRAAHPDWGTLEFDFGRREVRNFLVANAVYWCEEFHIDGLRVDAVASMLYLDYSREPGQWTPNEHGGRENLDAVTFLQEMNATVYRRVPGVVTIAEESTAWDGVTRATHHTGPGGFGGLGFGLKWNMGWMHDSLGYVQHDPVHRKHHHHEMTFSMVYAYSENYVLPISHDEVVHGKGSLVSKMPGDWWQQRATERAYLAFMWSHPGKQLLFMGQEFAQGAEWSEAHGPDWWLLDPAYGAEADHRGVRDLVRDLNTVYRDTPALWQKDTHPSGFEWLVGDAAEDNVFAFVRYDAEGTPLVSISNFSPVVRSDYLIGVPDTVPAWHETLNTDASRYGGADIHNPDPLKPDPQPWHGRPASIRVTLPPLATIWLRPA; encoded by the coding sequence GTGACCCCGCACTCCCCGTCCAGCGGCTCGAAGAACCCGAAGAAGAAGACGTCCGCGAAGAAGGACCCTGGGAAAAAGGCGGCGAAGCAGGCGGCGAAGGCGGCGGCGAAGGAGTTGGAGAAGACGTTGGAGACAGGGCTGGGGAACGGGCCGGAGAAGGAGTCGAAGCCCAAGCCGGAGACGACGTCAGAGACGGCACCGGAAACGAACCCAGAAACGACACGGGAGACGACACCGGAGACGGAGACGGAGGCGGTGACGAAACCGGTGACAGAGCCGGTGCCGGAGCCGGTATCCGTGGCCGTGGCCGTGCCGAAAGCGGTGGTGGAGAAGCCGGTCCCGGAACCGGTCGAGGCCGCTCCGAAGGAGACCGTTCTCCTCCCCTCCCCCGTGCTGGACGCCTCCGACCGCGGGCGGCTGCTGGCCGGCACGCACCACGACCCGCACTCCGTCCTGGGCGCGCATCCGCTGCCGGGCGGGGTCGCTTTCCGGGTGCTGCGGCCGTACGCCCTGTCGGTGACCGTCGTGGCCGGCGATCTGCGGGCCGAGCTGCACGACGACGGCGACGGCTTCTTCTCGGGTGCGCTGCCGCTGCGGGGCGTCCCGGAATACCGGCTGGTCATCGCGTACGGGGACCAGGTGCAGGAGACCGAGGACGCGTACCGGCTGCTGCCCGCGCTGGGCGACCTGGACCTGCATCTCATCGGCGAGGGCCGGCACGAGGAGCTGTGGAAGGCGCTGGGCGCCGAGCCGATGACCCACCAGGGCGTCACCGGCACCCGCTTCGCCGTCTGGGCGCCGAACGCGCTCGGGGTACGGGTGACCGGGGGCTTCAACTTCTGGGACGGCACGGCGTATCCGATGCGGTCGCTGGGCGGCACCGGGGTGTGGGAGCTGTTCGTGCCGGGCATCGGCGAGGGTGAGCTGTACAAGTTCGAGATCACGCGCCCGGACGGCTCGAAGACACAGCGCGCGGACCCGATGGCCCGCCGGACCGAGGTTCCGCCCAACACGTCGTCCATCGTGCACAGTTCGCGCCACGAGTGGGAGGACGGGGAGTGGCTGGACCGGCGGGCGAAGGCCCCGGCGCACGAGGCCCCGATGTCGATCTACGAGATCCATCTGGCGTCCTGGCGACCGGGCCTGACGTACCGTCAGCTCGCCGACCAGCTCCCCGCCTATGTACGGGACCTGGGCTTCACGCACGTGGAGTTGATGCCGGTGGCGGAGCACCCCTTCGGCGGCTCGTGGGGCTACCAGGTCACCGGTTTCTACGCGCCCACGGCCCGGCTGGGCACTCCGGACGACTTCAAGTACCTGGTGGACGCCCTCCACCGCGCCGGCATCGGCGTCCTGATGGACTGGGTCCCGGCCCACTTCCCGCGCGACGACTGGGCGTTGGCCGAGTTCGACGGCCGCCCGCTCTACGAGCACTCGGATCCGCTGCGGGCCGCACACCCCGACTGGGGCACCCTGGAGTTCGACTTCGGCAGGCGTGAGGTCCGCAACTTCCTTGTGGCGAACGCCGTTTACTGGTGCGAGGAGTTCCACATAGACGGCCTGCGGGTGGACGCGGTCGCCTCGATGCTCTACCTCGACTACTCGCGTGAGCCGGGCCAGTGGACGCCGAACGAGCACGGCGGCCGGGAGAACCTGGACGCGGTCACCTTCCTCCAGGAGATGAACGCCACGGTGTACCGGCGGGTCCCCGGGGTCGTGACGATCGCCGAGGAGTCGACGGCGTGGGACGGCGTCACCCGGGCCACGCACCACACGGGGCCCGGCGGGTTCGGCGGCCTGGGCTTCGGACTGAAGTGGAACATGGGCTGGATGCACGACTCGCTCGGCTACGTCCAGCACGACCCGGTCCACCGCAAGCACCACCACCACGAGATGACCTTCTCCATGGTGTACGCGTACAGCGAGAACTACGTCCTGCCCATCTCCCACGACGAGGTCGTCCACGGCAAGGGCTCGCTGGTGTCGAAGATGCCCGGCGACTGGTGGCAGCAACGGGCCACCGAGCGGGCGTACCTGGCCTTCATGTGGTCGCACCCCGGCAAGCAACTGCTGTTCATGGGCCAGGAGTTCGCGCAGGGCGCGGAGTGGTCGGAGGCCCATGGTCCCGACTGGTGGCTGCTGGACCCCGCGTACGGTGCGGAGGCGGACCACAGGGGCGTACGGGACCTGGTCCGCGACCTGAACACCGTGTACCGGGACACGCCGGCCCTCTGGCAGAAGGACACCCACCCCTCGGGCTTCGAATGGCTGGTCGGGGACGCGGCGGAGGACAACGTCTTCGCCTTCGTCCGCTACGACGCGGAGGGCACCCCTCTCGTGTCGATCAGCAACTTCTCCCCGGTCGTCCGCAGCGACTACCTCATCGGCGTCCCGGACACGGTCCCGGCCTGGCACGAGACCCTGAACACGGACGCGTCCCGCTACGGCGGCGCCGACATCCACAACCCGGACCCCCTGAAACCGGACCCCCAGCCCTGGCACGGCCGCCCGGCCAGCATCCGCGTGACCCTCCCCCCACTGGCGACGATCTGGCTGCGCCCGGCGTAG
- a CDS encoding cytochrome encodes MEAHPFATAPADSPALESLPVEPLLTSEFDADPGGVYARLRRTYGPVAPVGLMGVPVWLVLDYREVLEVLRNESVWRRDVRYWRARAQGRLPPDWPLLAGYEVRQTMFMDDEEHLAARHTHHAALRPFQDGQTPQGWELRATVARYADELIGMLAAESGTAGFADLGAQYTRPLLLMVTTKLFGCPVELGDELVMDLWRMLDAGPDAGPATGRALAAMTRLAAHRRARPGDDLTSYMLLADPELSDEQLGRELFMNAVYLNDITGNMVLNTLLEVLRGNATVRRSLSAGQLGETVNRAALVNPPVANMCFRFAARDVALGNFWIRGGDIVSPSAAAAHGDLMAIGASHLVGATVSTRAHLGWGAGPHQCPSAARELGGMIVSTAVGRIFEHLTKAELTLPADQLPWRSGPVVRGLRLLPVRYELSGEVGRGVAGGGVRGETAVVGEAVVSGGDGQVRGLLGALRRLMFGGR; translated from the coding sequence ATGGAAGCCCATCCGTTCGCGACCGCGCCGGCCGACAGCCCCGCGCTTGAGTCGTTGCCTGTGGAACCGCTGTTGACGTCGGAGTTCGACGCCGACCCGGGCGGGGTCTACGCGCGACTTCGGCGCACCTACGGACCCGTGGCGCCGGTGGGGCTGATGGGCGTACCGGTGTGGCTGGTTCTCGACTACCGCGAGGTGCTGGAGGTACTGCGGAACGAGAGTGTCTGGCGGCGGGACGTGCGGTACTGGCGGGCCAGGGCGCAGGGTCGGCTGCCACCGGACTGGCCGCTGCTCGCGGGCTACGAGGTGCGGCAGACGATGTTCATGGACGACGAGGAGCACCTCGCCGCCCGGCACACGCACCATGCGGCGCTGCGGCCGTTCCAGGACGGACAGACCCCGCAGGGCTGGGAGTTGCGGGCGACGGTCGCGCGGTACGCCGACGAGCTGATCGGGATGCTGGCGGCCGAGTCGGGCACGGCGGGGTTCGCCGACCTCGGGGCGCAGTACACGCGGCCGTTGCTGCTGATGGTCACCACGAAGCTGTTCGGGTGCCCTGTCGAGCTCGGGGACGAGCTGGTCATGGACCTGTGGCGGATGCTGGACGCCGGGCCGGACGCGGGACCGGCGACGGGGCGGGCGCTGGCCGCGATGACGCGGCTGGCCGCGCACCGGCGGGCGCGGCCCGGGGACGACCTGACCTCCTACATGCTGCTGGCCGACCCGGAGCTGTCGGACGAGCAGTTGGGGCGCGAGCTGTTCATGAACGCGGTGTACCTGAACGACATCACCGGGAACATGGTGCTGAACACGCTGCTGGAGGTGTTGCGCGGAAACGCGACAGTGCGGCGCAGTCTGTCGGCCGGGCAGCTCGGGGAGACCGTGAACAGGGCGGCGCTGGTGAATCCGCCGGTCGCCAACATGTGCTTCCGGTTCGCGGCGCGGGACGTGGCGCTGGGGAACTTCTGGATCCGGGGCGGGGACATCGTCTCGCCGTCGGCCGCGGCGGCGCACGGGGACCTGATGGCGATCGGGGCGTCTCACCTGGTCGGGGCGACGGTGAGCACGCGGGCGCATCTGGGGTGGGGGGCCGGGCCGCATCAGTGTCCCAGCGCGGCACGGGAGTTGGGCGGGATGATCGTGAGTACGGCGGTGGGGCGGATCTTCGAGCACCTGACGAAGGCCGAACTGACCCTGCCGGCGGATCAGTTGCCGTGGCGGTCGGGGCCGGTGGTGCGAGGGCTGCGGTTGTTGCCGGTGAGATATGAGTTGAGCGGTGAGGTGGGGCGGGGGGTTGCCGGTGGTGGGGTTCGGGGGGAGACGGCTGTGGTGGGGGAGGCGGTGGTGTCCGGCGGGGACGGTCAGGTCAGGGGGCTGCTGGGGGCGTTGCGGAGGTTGATGTTCGGGGGGCGGTGA
- a CDS encoding HelD family protein, with the protein MRIEQEFVDGLYTRVDALRGDTEHSVTDALAQGSTPMQARLERDVLVAERSGLLAALNAVDGSLCFGRIDLTSGVTHHIGRIGLRADDAERTPMLIDWRAEVARPFYLATGHTTMGLRRRRHISTDGRNVTGLHDEILDLGDETRTGYEDPSGDAVLFAALDSARTGRMNDIVQTIQAEQDEIIRAPHRGVLVVEGGPGTGKTAVALHRAAYLLYEHRELLAKRAVLIVGPNPAFLGYIGEVLPSLGETGVLLATVGELFPGVKATAADTAEAAVVKGRARMADVLAAVVRDRQGLPDPVIAIEHDRDILMLDAGLVSVARERTREAKLPHNVAREHFEGHILNTLTEMLAERIGTDPYDGSNLLDPSDITQIRDDLAENREVWAAIDRLWPRVTPRRLVADFLAAPDGYVSEADADAIRRPVTRAWTTADVALLDEAAELLGEDDRPARARAERERSSQVAYAQGVLDVSYASRTYEFEDLDAEDSEILSAHDIIDAERFAERHEEDDLRSAAERAAADRTWAFGHIIVDEAQELSPMAWRLLMRRSPTRSMTLVGDPAQTAEPGGVGSWEDILAPYVQDRWEHARLGVNYRTPAEIMDLAAAVVRAERPDFEPPASVRSTGVRPWVRAVHTDLAAAAEKAVGELAPVEGRLAVIAPRELHGELAARLDGVEAGAEPDLTRDVVLLDPRQAKGLEFDSVLVVEPGAFGTSDLYVALTRATQRVGVLYQGELPGALADAGA; encoded by the coding sequence TTGCGGATTGAGCAGGAATTCGTCGACGGGCTCTACACCCGCGTGGACGCCCTGCGCGGCGACACCGAGCACTCCGTCACGGACGCGCTCGCGCAGGGCAGTACGCCGATGCAGGCCCGGCTCGAACGGGACGTGCTCGTCGCCGAGCGGTCGGGACTGCTCGCCGCGCTGAACGCCGTCGACGGGTCGCTCTGCTTCGGGCGGATCGATCTCACCTCCGGTGTCACGCACCACATCGGCCGGATCGGACTGCGCGCCGACGACGCCGAGCGGACCCCGATGCTCATCGACTGGCGGGCCGAGGTCGCCCGGCCGTTCTATCTCGCCACCGGACACACCACGATGGGGCTGCGCCGGCGTCGGCACATCAGCACCGACGGGCGGAACGTCACCGGACTGCACGACGAGATCCTCGACCTCGGGGACGAGACGCGCACCGGCTACGAGGACCCCTCCGGCGACGCCGTACTGTTCGCCGCGCTCGACTCCGCCCGCACCGGCCGGATGAACGACATCGTGCAGACCATCCAGGCCGAGCAGGACGAGATCATCCGCGCCCCGCACCGGGGTGTGCTGGTGGTGGAGGGCGGGCCCGGTACCGGCAAGACCGCCGTCGCACTCCACCGGGCCGCCTACCTCCTCTACGAACACCGTGAACTCCTCGCCAAGCGGGCCGTGTTGATCGTCGGCCCCAACCCCGCCTTCCTCGGCTACATCGGCGAGGTGCTGCCCTCGCTCGGTGAGACCGGTGTCCTGCTGGCGACCGTCGGCGAGCTGTTCCCGGGCGTGAAGGCCACCGCCGCCGACACGGCCGAAGCCGCTGTGGTCAAGGGGCGGGCCCGGATGGCCGACGTGCTGGCAGCCGTCGTACGGGACCGGCAGGGGCTGCCCGACCCCGTCATCGCCATCGAGCACGACCGGGACATCCTCATGCTCGACGCCGGACTGGTGAGCGTGGCGCGGGAGCGCACCCGCGAGGCGAAACTGCCGCACAACGTCGCGCGCGAGCATTTCGAGGGGCACATCCTCAACACGCTGACCGAGATGCTCGCGGAGCGGATCGGCACCGACCCCTACGACGGCAGCAATCTCCTCGACCCGAGCGACATCACCCAGATCCGCGACGACCTCGCCGAGAACCGTGAGGTCTGGGCCGCCATCGACCGGTTGTGGCCCCGCGTCACACCGCGGCGACTGGTCGCGGACTTCCTCGCCGCACCGGACGGGTACGTGTCGGAGGCCGACGCGGATGCCATTCGGCGGCCCGTGACCCGGGCCTGGACGACGGCCGACGTAGCGCTGCTCGACGAGGCGGCGGAACTGCTCGGCGAGGACGACCGGCCGGCCCGGGCACGGGCGGAGCGCGAGCGCAGCAGCCAGGTCGCCTACGCGCAGGGCGTGCTGGACGTCTCGTACGCCTCCCGCACGTACGAGTTCGAGGACCTGGACGCGGAGGACTCCGAGATCCTGTCCGCGCACGACATCATCGACGCGGAGCGGTTCGCCGAGCGGCACGAGGAGGACGACCTGCGCAGCGCCGCCGAACGGGCGGCCGCCGACCGGACCTGGGCGTTCGGGCACATCATCGTCGACGAGGCGCAGGAGCTGTCGCCGATGGCGTGGCGCCTCCTCATGCGCCGCAGCCCGACCCGGTCGATGACCCTGGTCGGCGATCCCGCGCAGACCGCCGAGCCGGGCGGTGTCGGATCCTGGGAGGACATCCTCGCGCCGTACGTCCAGGACCGCTGGGAGCATGCCCGACTGGGCGTCAACTACCGGACTCCGGCCGAGATCATGGACCTCGCGGCGGCCGTGGTACGGGCGGAACGGCCGGACTTCGAGCCGCCCGCGTCCGTACGGTCCACCGGGGTACGGCCGTGGGTGCGGGCGGTCCACACCGATCTGGCGGCGGCTGCCGAGAAGGCCGTCGGTGAACTGGCGCCCGTCGAGGGGCGGCTCGCGGTGATCGCGCCGCGCGAGCTGCACGGCGAGCTGGCCGCGCGGCTGGACGGTGTGGAGGCGGGGGCGGAGCCCGACCTGACGAGGGATGTCGTACTCCTCGATCCACGGCAGGCCAAGGGGCTGGAATTCGACTCCGTGCTGGTGGTCGAACCGGGTGCCTTCGGCACGAGCGACCTGTACGTGGCGCTGACCCGCGCCACCCAGCGCGTCGGCGTGCTGTACCAGGGGGAGTTGCCGGGGGCGCTGGCTGATGCCGGGGCCTGA
- a CDS encoding thioredoxin family protein has protein sequence MAEVTDADFEAEVIGAELPVLVEFTADWCPPCRQMAPVLSALAAEESDRLKVVQLNVDTNPLTTNAYRVLSMPTFMVFRGGEPVRSMVGARPKRRLLEELSDVF, from the coding sequence GTGGCCGAGGTGACGGACGCGGACTTCGAGGCGGAGGTGATCGGGGCCGAATTGCCGGTCCTGGTGGAGTTCACGGCCGACTGGTGCCCACCGTGCCGCCAGATGGCCCCGGTGCTGAGCGCCCTCGCGGCGGAGGAGTCCGACCGTCTGAAAGTGGTCCAGCTGAACGTGGACACCAACCCCCTGACGACCAACGCGTACCGGGTGCTGTCCATGCCGACGTTCATGGTGTTCCGGGGCGGGGAGCCGGTGCGGTCGATGGTGGGGGCCCGGCCGAAAAGGCGGTTGCTGGAGGAGCTGTCCGACGTGTTCTGA
- a CDS encoding MerR family transcriptional regulator, whose translation MRIGELAARAGTTTRTLRYYESRGLLPARRADNGYRAYDEDDLRLLRQIRTLQDFGFDLEETRPFVDCLRAGHPEGDSCPASLAVYRRKLYELDALIGELQSVRAKVGEQLTRAERARDELAAEATVPGGPEPACEWGGPTR comes from the coding sequence ATGCGGATCGGCGAGCTGGCGGCTCGGGCCGGGACCACCACACGGACCCTGCGGTACTACGAGTCGCGGGGGCTGCTGCCCGCGCGGCGCGCGGACAACGGCTACCGCGCCTACGACGAGGACGACCTGAGGCTGCTCCGGCAGATCCGGACCCTCCAGGACTTCGGGTTCGACCTGGAGGAGACCCGGCCCTTCGTGGACTGCCTGCGGGCGGGTCACCCGGAGGGTGACTCCTGCCCGGCGTCACTAGCCGTCTACCGCCGCAAGCTGTACGAACTCGACGCGCTGATCGGTGAGTTGCAGTCGGTACGGGCCAAGGTCGGCGAACAGCTGACGCGGGCCGAGCGGGCGCGCGACGAACTGGCGGCCGAGGCGACGGTTCCGGGCGGTCCGGAACCGGCATGCGAATGGGGAGGACCAACACGATGA
- a CDS encoding Lrp/AsnC family transcriptional regulator — protein sequence MGHTAGVPKEPRQSRAAANETAVAFDALDRQILGLLQTDGRIRLSELGRRVRLSPAAVTERVRRLESAGAITGYGARVAPSRLGYGIQAFVRVNPHGGYTLKHPRTLEQLARPEITEVHHVVGEDCWILKVAVEHTVHLEDILEQTSALGRTTTSIVLSSPVVGKPLLPPG from the coding sequence ATGGGACATACGGCCGGGGTACCGAAAGAACCACGGCAGTCGCGGGCCGCGGCCAACGAAACGGCGGTGGCCTTCGACGCGCTGGACCGGCAGATCCTGGGGCTCCTCCAGACCGACGGCCGGATCAGACTGAGCGAGCTGGGCAGGAGGGTGCGGCTGAGCCCGGCGGCGGTCACGGAGCGCGTACGCCGGCTGGAGTCGGCGGGCGCGATCACCGGATACGGCGCCCGTGTCGCCCCCTCGCGCCTCGGCTACGGCATCCAGGCCTTCGTCCGGGTCAATCCGCACGGGGGCTACACCCTCAAGCACCCCAGGACCCTGGAGCAGCTCGCCCGCCCCGAGATCACCGAGGTGCACCACGTGGTCGGCGAGGACTGCTGGATCCTCAAGGTGGCCGTGGAGCACACGGTCCACCTGGAGGACATCCTCGAACAGACGTCGGCGCTGGGCCGGACGACCACGTCGATCGTCCTCTCCTCCCCGGTAGTGGGGAAGCCGCTGCTGCCACCGGGGTGA
- a CDS encoding NAD-dependent epimerase/dehydratase family protein, with translation MRDVLVIGGNRYFGKRLIDRLMAAGDRVTVLNRGSASPPAGAIHLVADRDDEAALNSALGDRAFDAVVDQVCYTPRQAATARRVFSGGRTRRYVLTSTVEVYEYEDSLVYEDTVVPVREDAVDPRTVPVRLELPWHKPEFRETHYGEGKRQAEAVLASTGADPDGTDASGDPAADAAELPFPYTAVRVAHVLGGEDDFTGRLDHYARRIRTGTPIAVPTENRPATYIHVEEIADFLFWAVGENFTGPVNAASHGLLTTEELCAAVALHIPDGRTVFQNVDVGKVSPFSFSRSYGMDNSRATELGFTFGHVQEWLPRAVAEMLAAEAGRGR, from the coding sequence ATGCGTGACGTATTGGTCATCGGCGGTAATCGCTATTTCGGAAAGCGGCTCATCGACCGGCTGATGGCGGCCGGAGACCGGGTGACTGTTCTCAACCGGGGTTCCGCTTCACCGCCTGCCGGGGCAATTCACCTAGTCGCCGACCGGGACGACGAGGCCGCGCTGAATTCCGCTCTCGGCGACCGCGCCTTCGACGCCGTCGTCGACCAGGTCTGCTACACACCCCGCCAGGCGGCGACCGCCCGGCGCGTCTTCTCCGGCGGCCGTACCCGCCGCTATGTGCTGACGTCCACGGTCGAGGTGTACGAGTACGAGGACTCCCTCGTCTACGAAGACACCGTTGTCCCCGTGCGCGAGGACGCCGTCGATCCGCGTACCGTCCCCGTCCGGCTCGAACTCCCCTGGCACAAGCCGGAGTTCCGCGAGACGCACTACGGCGAGGGGAAACGCCAGGCCGAGGCGGTCCTCGCGTCCACCGGCGCCGACCCCGACGGCACCGACGCCTCGGGCGACCCGGCGGCCGACGCCGCGGAGCTCCCGTTTCCGTACACCGCCGTACGCGTGGCCCATGTCCTGGGCGGGGAAGACGACTTCACCGGCAGACTCGACCACTATGCCCGGCGCATCCGTACCGGCACCCCGATCGCCGTACCGACCGAGAACCGGCCCGCGACCTATATCCACGTCGAGGAGATCGCCGACTTCCTGTTCTGGGCGGTGGGCGAGAATTTCACCGGGCCGGTCAACGCGGCATCCCACGGCCTGCTGACCACCGAGGAGTTGTGCGCGGCCGTGGCCCTGCACATCCCCGACGGCAGGACCGTCTTCCAGAACGTCGACGTCGGCAAGGTCTCCCCGTTCTCCTTCTCCCGCTCGTACGGCATGGACAACTCCCGGGCCACCGAACTCGGGTTCACCTTCGGCCATGTCCAGGAATGGCTGCCGCGAGCTGTCGCCGAGATGCTTGCCGCGGAGGCGGGAAGGGGGAGGTGA
- a CDS encoding ASCH domain-containing protein, translated as MTPSEPQHSPPSQPAGLPTPEGLPKAEFAFPGPLRDRLVAAILDGSKTSTTGLVVEYEHDGEALPETGSRSVVVDSEDRPVGIIEVTGVRVVPLAEVDLAHALDEGEGYADVAAWRAGHERFWHSAEMRAALGDPGFTVADATAVVLERFRLVADLRP; from the coding sequence ATGACGCCCTCCGAGCCGCAGCATTCTCCGCCGTCCCAGCCCGCCGGCCTTCCGACGCCCGAGGGTCTCCCCAAGGCCGAGTTCGCCTTTCCCGGTCCGCTGCGCGACCGGCTCGTCGCCGCGATTCTCGACGGTTCGAAGACGTCCACGACCGGGCTCGTCGTGGAGTACGAGCACGACGGTGAGGCTCTGCCGGAGACCGGGAGTCGTTCGGTGGTCGTCGACTCCGAGGACCGGCCGGTGGGGATCATCGAGGTCACGGGCGTACGGGTGGTCCCGCTGGCCGAGGTGGATCTCGCCCACGCGCTGGACGAGGGCGAGGGGTATGCCGACGTGGCCGCGTGGCGGGCCGGTCACGAGCGGTTCTGGCACAGCGCGGAGATGCGGGCGGCTCTGGGCGATCCCGGGTTCACCGTGGCGGACGCGACAGCGGTGGTACTGGAACGGTTCCGCCTCGTGGCGGACCTCCGCCCCTGA
- a CDS encoding maleylpyruvate isomerase family mycothiol-dependent enzyme — MGVVLETDERWQVVDDERASLAELLAGLSAAEWERPTRCGDWRVRDVAAHLTIAARMSYGTVAREFVRARGNVDRMIHDTAVQEARLPVEEIVANLRATVGSRRLAPGTTRREPLIDILVHGQDIARALGRERVMPPAAARDAADRVWTMRFPPRPWPLPEARLVATDIEWTRGEKDRREIRGPISALLLLLTGRDG; from the coding sequence ATGGGAGTCGTGCTGGAGACGGACGAGCGCTGGCAGGTCGTCGACGACGAGCGCGCGAGCCTGGCGGAGCTGCTGGCGGGACTGAGCGCGGCGGAGTGGGAGCGGCCCACCCGGTGCGGTGACTGGCGCGTACGTGATGTGGCCGCGCATCTGACCATCGCGGCACGTATGTCGTACGGCACGGTGGCACGGGAATTCGTCCGCGCCCGGGGGAACGTCGACCGGATGATCCACGACACGGCGGTCCAGGAGGCGCGGCTGCCGGTCGAGGAGATCGTCGCCAACCTGCGCGCGACCGTCGGCTCCCGTCGGCTGGCACCCGGTACGACCCGTCGCGAACCCCTGATCGACATCCTCGTCCACGGCCAGGACATCGCACGGGCGCTGGGCAGGGAGCGCGTGATGCCTCCGGCGGCGGCGCGGGACGCGGCCGACCGGGTGTGGACGATGCGGTTTCCGCCGCGCCCGTGGCCGTTGCCGGAGGCGCGGCTGGTCGCTACGGACATCGAATGGACGCGGGGGGAGAAGGACCGCAGGGAGATCCGCGGCCCGATCTCGGCACTGCTGCTTCTTCTCACGGGACGGGACGGGTAA
- a CDS encoding MarR family winged helix-turn-helix transcriptional regulator — protein MAAASAVPESELSTGLLLFLPYRALESRIFAVLAEAGFDDFTPAQARVLQRVGPDGTRLTELAEQAQITKQTAGFLVDQLEKAGYVTREPDPSDRRARLVCLAERARAAQPVAARVVAEVEAEWEAHLGKRRMTQLREALTLLREITDPYA, from the coding sequence ATGGCTGCCGCATCCGCCGTACCCGAGAGTGAGCTCAGCACCGGGCTGCTCCTCTTCCTCCCGTACCGGGCGTTGGAGAGCCGTATCTTCGCCGTGCTCGCCGAGGCCGGTTTCGACGACTTCACGCCCGCCCAGGCCCGCGTGCTCCAGCGCGTCGGCCCGGACGGCACCCGGCTCACCGAACTGGCCGAACAGGCCCAGATCACCAAGCAGACCGCCGGATTCCTGGTCGACCAGCTGGAGAAGGCGGGCTATGTCACGCGGGAGCCGGACCCGTCCGACAGACGGGCCCGACTGGTGTGTCTCGCGGAGCGGGCGCGTGCCGCGCAGCCCGTCGCCGCCAGGGTGGTGGCCGAGGTGGAGGCGGAGTGGGAGGCCCATCTCGGCAAGCGCCGGATGACTCAACTCCGCGAGGCGCTCACCTTGTTGAGGGAGATCACCGACCCGTACGCGTGA